A single Thermosynechococcus vestitus BP-1 DNA region contains:
- the sufD gene encoding Fe-S cluster assembly protein SufD, with translation MTITVKANSDQADLPQASGANELNDLLNFAPPLHHPELAVLRQTARDRLHEQTLPTPRDEDWRFTDLSVLRTRTFQPPIAPLNPEIVAEVQHLLCERSFPTVAQIVLIDGYFCGELSRVDAAGVELLPPSLPAIAPPEVFSDLNAAMLAERLCLRLSGHFREPVEVFFVSSRQQQSVVSPRLTVEVAAHGQVTLIERFLSLTGDQQFTNTVTEISLGAAAGLHHVRIQHQSPTAIHIGSTAVCQAQDSAYEGHAIDLGGCLSRHHWQVQIQGSGSQTILKGLAIAMDEQIVDTHSAVLFHAPHSRSEQIHKCILGDRAHGIFNGRVVVPQVAQLTDASQLNRTLLLSDKARVDTKPQLEIVADNVKCSHGATVSQLAAEDIFYLRSRGLDQHQARDLLVKAFALEQLSDITPEPLREEIEEALLAKLGGSLP, from the coding sequence ATGACAATTACAGTCAAGGCCAATTCCGATCAAGCGGATCTGCCCCAGGCCAGTGGTGCCAATGAGCTCAATGACCTATTGAACTTCGCCCCGCCCCTGCACCACCCTGAGCTGGCAGTGCTACGGCAGACGGCCCGCGATCGCCTCCACGAGCAAACCTTGCCGACCCCCCGTGATGAGGATTGGCGCTTTACGGATTTATCGGTTTTACGGACGCGCACCTTTCAGCCGCCCATTGCCCCCCTTAACCCTGAAATTGTTGCTGAGGTGCAACATTTACTGTGCGAACGCAGTTTTCCAACCGTTGCCCAGATTGTCCTGATTGATGGCTATTTTTGCGGGGAACTCTCCCGTGTGGATGCCGCGGGGGTTGAGTTATTGCCCCCCTCCCTGCCGGCGATCGCCCCCCCGGAGGTCTTCAGTGACCTCAATGCCGCAATGCTGGCAGAGCGGTTGTGTCTGCGCCTGTCGGGACATTTCAGGGAGCCAGTGGAGGTTTTCTTTGTCAGTAGCCGGCAGCAGCAGAGCGTGGTCTCACCCCGCCTTACCGTTGAAGTAGCTGCCCACGGTCAAGTTACCCTGATTGAACGTTTTTTGTCCCTCACCGGTGACCAACAGTTCACCAACACTGTGACGGAAATTTCCCTAGGGGCTGCCGCTGGCTTGCACCATGTGCGCATTCAACACCAATCGCCGACAGCAATTCACATTGGCTCTACAGCAGTGTGCCAAGCTCAAGACAGTGCCTACGAGGGGCACGCCATTGATTTGGGGGGATGTTTGAGTCGCCACCATTGGCAGGTGCAGATCCAAGGCAGTGGTAGCCAGACAATCCTGAAGGGACTCGCGATCGCTATGGATGAGCAGATCGTAGACACCCACTCGGCAGTGCTCTTCCATGCTCCCCACAGCAGGAGTGAACAGATTCACAAGTGCATTCTTGGCGATCGCGCCCATGGCATCTTCAATGGCCGAGTGGTCGTGCCCCAGGTGGCGCAACTCACCGATGCAAGCCAGCTCAATCGCACACTACTGCTTTCCGACAAAGCCCGTGTGGATACCAAGCCGCAACTGGAAATTGTTGCTGATAACGTCAAGTGCTCCCACGGTGCCACCGTCAGTCAACTGGCTGCGGAGGACATCTTTTACCTGCGTAGTCGGGGCCTTGATCAGCACCAAGCACGGGATTTATTGGTGAAGGCCTTTGCCCTTGAGCAGCTCAGCGACATTACGCCCGAGCCACTACGGGAGGAAATTGAGGAAGCACTGCTTGCCAAATTAGGCGGATCGCTGCCGTAA
- a CDS encoding PepSY domain-containing protein codes for MNVRRLHRQLAIALFLPLGLTNCTGLAYRLGRSWLNLSKDFGKAMMAIHTGAFLGEWFSVLYMFLLSLTVVLLVASGFRLINPWLLKRRFSSVKANVKVRLIHQYGALLLFLPLLVSATTGVSYHLSRYWLRLPKEKVAILLQIHEGAYLGAALKPFYILLLSAALLLMFLSGWRMLRQRSA; via the coding sequence ATGAATGTCCGTCGCCTACATCGTCAGCTAGCGATCGCTCTGTTTTTACCTTTAGGGTTAACAAATTGTACGGGGTTGGCTTATCGCCTAGGTCGTAGTTGGCTAAATCTATCAAAGGACTTTGGTAAAGCCATGATGGCAATCCACACGGGTGCCTTTTTGGGGGAATGGTTTAGTGTGCTCTACATGTTCTTGCTGAGTCTGACTGTGGTTCTATTGGTTGCTAGCGGCTTTAGGTTAATTAATCCCTGGCTTTTAAAGCGTCGCTTCTCCTCTGTAAAGGCAAATGTGAAGGTGAGGCTCATCCATCAATATGGTGCCTTGTTGCTCTTCCTACCACTGCTGGTCAGTGCCACTACAGGAGTGAGTTATCATTTAAGTCGCTATTGGCTGCGGTTGCCCAAAGAAAAGGTGGCTATTTTGTTGCAGATCCACGAGGGGGCTTATCTAGGTGCAGCCCTAAAACCCTTCTATATTTTGCTACTCAGTGCTGCTCTGCTCCTGATGTTTTTGAGTGGCTGGCGGATGTTACGGCAGCGATCCGCCTAA
- a CDS encoding Fe2+-dependent dioxygenase: MLLQIDRVLTTEELNQLNTLLQAGVFEDGKWTAGIYAKTVKDNQQLVQEGEEYRVASEIVLSALSRNQLFQAYVQPKIIGPLLFSRYEVGMAYGTHTDNALMGSGDQLRRSDVSLTIFLNDPFAYEGGALVLDTSLGEQYFKLPAGSMIVYPSIFLHRVETVSKGVRLVAVAWVQSLIRDPLERELLFELDTVRRSLFEKQGKTVDFDLLCKVYSNLLRKWAEI; encoded by the coding sequence ATGCTGCTGCAAATTGATCGAGTACTGACCACTGAGGAACTGAACCAGCTCAATACCCTCCTGCAAGCAGGGGTCTTTGAGGACGGCAAATGGACTGCCGGCATCTATGCCAAAACGGTTAAGGACAATCAACAACTGGTGCAGGAGGGGGAGGAGTACCGAGTTGCCTCAGAAATTGTACTCTCTGCCTTAAGCAGAAATCAGCTCTTTCAAGCCTATGTCCAACCCAAGATCATTGGCCCACTTCTGTTTAGCCGCTATGAAGTAGGGATGGCCTACGGTACCCATACAGATAATGCCCTTATGGGAAGTGGCGATCAACTAAGACGCTCTGATGTGTCCTTGACAATTTTTCTAAATGATCCTTTCGCCTATGAAGGGGGTGCCTTAGTGCTCGATACTAGCCTAGGAGAGCAGTATTTTAAGCTGCCTGCGGGATCAATGATTGTTTATCCTTCCATCTTTCTTCATCGGGTGGAGACAGTGAGCAAGGGTGTGCGTCTTGTTGCAGTGGCTTGGGTGCAAAGTTTAATCCGTGATCCCCTAGAGCGGGAACTTCTTTTTGAGTTAGATACTGTTCGCCGCAGCCTTTTTGAAAAGCAGGGAAAGACGGTAGATTTTGATCTCTTGTGCAAGGTGTACTCTAACTTGCTGCGGAAATGGGCTGAAATTTAA